The Verrucomicrobiota bacterium DNA segment CCTGGTCAGGCACTCTTCTTCCTTCGAGTAGGCGAGGCATTCAGAAGCGGGTTCGGATTCGTGACTCCAACGATTATACGCGTCCACGCATGCGTGCTGGCGTCCGACGTCATTAGCCGCTTTGTCCAGGCAGGCTTTCAACCCCCTGCAACAATTCGCGTCATTCGCGTCATCACGATGCGTTTTCTCATGTTGAGCCACGCAGTCCCCGGCGCAATGTTCGACCAGCGGAGGGGTTTTCAGAGTTCCTGAATTGGGGTCACAAGCGGTAACCCCAAGGTTTTGGCCTTGGCATCGCGGATGCAGGACCGAGGAATCGCATTGCCGGTTGCGGATTCTCTGAAGGCGTTTCTTGCGGCACTCCTCGCATTCGCCGGTCGGACCGGGTGTTCCGCCGCAGGCGCACTTCCGCCGGACCGCGAGGCGCGCCGGTGGATAAGATCGTCCTAGGGCCGATTCAGCGGGCGCGGCTTGGCGTGGCGGCATGCGCTCACGGTGTTCCCTGCGCTCCCCCGGCGCGAGTACCGAAACCCGGCCGAAGGATACGGGCACCGCCGTTCCTCCGGGAGCGGTGGATTCCCATCCGGCCGAGAATGCGTCCGCGGCGGCGGAGGTTCGGGCCGCGTCTTTCGGCACCCGCGTTGCCTGCATGGCGGGCCCGCGCGTCAATGTAGCCGGTTGCGATCTCATCTGCACGTTGGATTACTTACCCTGAGACAGCCGGTGATGGAACGGCGTCATCCGAGGCATTGATCACGCCGTCGCCCGCCGCCATCAAGGTGGCAAGGGCATAAATGATATCCCCGAGGTCACCGCTACGGCCAAACCGGTTCATCACTGCCGCGTTTCATGGTCAGGTTGATTATTCTCCACCGCCGGATCTTCGGTAAATGGCGCCGCCGGAGTTCTGAGTGCCGGGTTAGTGGCTTGCTCCAGAAGGCTTGCGCCCGCTGAGAGCGAAGGCCACAACAACGCCCGTTCCCACCAGCTTTCACCGAGCAGAAATGCCAGCGGCGCAGCTACCCACAAGCTGAGGCAATAAAAACAATCCAGCAACCTACCCCAAAACCCGTCCCCCGCGGATCGGCGCAGGTGAACCACGATGTCCCCTGGACCATCTTCCGCTTGGAGCAGGTGCGTCATCCGCCAGACCGTAAGCAGGCCGAGAAGTAAGCGATAAACTTTCATCTTTCACGCAGCGAGATGCAGAAGGTTTTGCGCATAAACTACCGAATTGATTTGGAACTGAGCTTTACTCACAGTTCTTGAGGCCCGCGGGGAGAGCCGTGACCGTCTTACAGCCCGAGGGGC contains these protein-coding regions:
- a CDS encoding DUF1360 domain-containing protein, giving the protein MKVYRLLLGLLTVWRMTHLLQAEDGPGDIVVHLRRSAGDGFWGRLLDCFYCLSLWVAAPLAFLLGESWWERALLWPSLSAGASLLEQATNPALRTPAAPFTEDPAVENNQPDHETRQ